A stretch of DNA from Candidatus Pantoea bituminis:
ATGCCTGCTGAAGTCCGTGCAGCGGGCTTTTCACTGGCCTACAGTCTGGCAACAGCGCTGTTTGGTGGCTTTACGCCAGCAATCTCCAGCTATTTGATTCATGCCACTGGCGACAAAGCGATGCCGGGCATCTGGCTCACCTTTGCGGCAATATGCGGCTTGGTTGGCACGTTGCTGATTGGCCGGATGGTAAAACAGTATCAGGCGCGCCATAGCGGCGCGCCCGTCAACGCTTAGAAAGTAAGATCGACGACCACGCTGTCAGTGTAATTTCCTGCTGGCGGCGTGTTCTGGCTGGTTAAGACGCGCGCGGTATAGTTAAAGCCGCGCGTTAATCCATCAGCGGTTACGCTGGTTGACGTGCTGCTGCTCCAGCGCTCCGTGCCGCTCGGCCCCCAGCGGTTGCTGGTGGTGCCTTTATAAATCTCGTAGCTCAGACGATTGGTGCCGTTGGCCATATTCCTCACGCTTCCCGCTGCGTAGCTGCCATTACTCAATCCAACCGTGTAAGTGCTGCCTTTGCTGCAGAGCACATTAATGGTCTGCGATATGGCAGAAAAGCTGCCAACCAGCGGAGCGCTGCCAAAGCTGACATTGGGCGCGGTAATCGCAGTACAGTCGTTGGTGAGAATGACGGTGACAGTGATGGGAATGACGCCGCTGCCGGTTTGCGGCGTCAGGCAAATTCCCAGCAGACTGACGCTGGTGCAGACGTTATAGGTCACTGCCATATTCAATGTCACCGTATAAGTTCCGGCTGCCACCGTTTGTCCGGCAACCGAGCGCAGATAAACCGGGATCGCAAAGTTCAGGCTACCGAGCAATCCAGCCAGGTTCAGCAACGTTGCGGAATTATAAACGTAGGCCGCGCCACCAATAACCAGCTCATTGGCACAGGCGCTATCGGTACACAATCGCACCGGAATATTATCTGTACCGGTATCGCCACTGCGCTTTAGCGTGCCGCGCGTGCCGTTCACATTGGTTGCCCCGGTTAATTGAAACGTGATCTGATTTCCGCTGAGCAGCGACAAGCCTGCGCCTGCGCCACAGTTAACATTGGCGTTGGTTGAAGTTGAACCGACCGTGGTATTGGCGGCAAAGGTGGTGACGGTACCAAAGCTGGCGTTTGAGGCGGGAAGGCCGCACGCCGCCCGCGCCAGCGAAGGCAGC
This window harbors:
- a CDS encoding Csu type fimbrial protein; this encodes MRPQELFHEKIVLLLGLLLMLPSLARAACGLPASNASFGTVTTFAANTTVGSTSTNANVNCGAGAGLSLLSGNQITFQLTGATNVNGTRGTLKRSGDTGTDNIPVRLCTDSACANELVIGGAAYVYNSATLLNLAGLLGSLNFAIPVYLRSVAGQTVAAGTYTVTLNMAVTYNVCTSVSLLGICLTPQTGSGVIPITVTVILTNDCTAITAPNVSFGSAPLVGSFSAISQTINVLCSKGSTYTVGLSNGSYAAGSVRNMANGTNRLSYEIYKGTTSNRWGPSGTERWSSSTSTSVTADGLTRGFNYTARVLTSQNTPPAGNYTDSVVVDLTF